The following proteins are co-located in the Malus sylvestris chromosome 13, drMalSylv7.2, whole genome shotgun sequence genome:
- the LOC126596497 gene encoding uncharacterized protein LOC126596497, with the protein MLKKAEELQNTVLKELETARDEKLLPPEASPSFARETSLSPPQVNPSEAGASASLPSHGPPMNFVISSPALDATPSSQFDPSTGVMLHFVDKGSNLVSHYSRIEFLINSYSRFLQPSPVYEPPLPSVVSDNKPIVPEILVTLEVIVSRVPACPIVDIDEPPSSLAGGGKSSPQRGFNTLPGETPGLSQQVLKETSPPRLVRKSKCSRPHLSSGGTEIPPSGIEKIRQTEIAPQWALLQ; encoded by the exons ATGCTAAAAAAGGCTGAAGAACTGCAAAATACCGTCCTCAAAGAACTCGAG ACCGCAAGAGATGAAAAGCTTCTTCCGCCCGAGGCCTCCCCATCATTTGCCCGAGAAACCAGCCTTTCTCCTCCTCAGGTCAACCCTTCAGAG GCTGGGGCATCTGCCTCCTTGCCTAGTCATGGCCCTCCTATGAATTTTGTGATTTCTTCTCCTGCCCTGGATGCAACTCCTTCCTCTCAGTTTGACCCTTCTACAGGAGTTATGTTGCACTTCGTGGATAAGGGCAGTAACTTGGTGAGCCATTATTCCCGAATTGAATTCCTGATTAACTCCTACTCACGTTTTCTGCAGCCTTCTCCGGTATATGAGCCACCCCTTCCATCAGTGGTATCAGATAATAAACCCATAGTCCCTGAGATTCTTGTAACCTTAGAGGTAATAGTCTCACGGGTGCCTGCATGCCCAATAGTGGATATTGATgaacctccttcttctcttgcTGGTGGTGGAAAGTCTTCCCCTCAACGAGGATTTAATACTCTTCCTGGTGAAACCCCAGGGCTAAGTCAG CAAGTCCTGAAAGAGACTTCCCCCCCTCGTTTGGTCCGTAAGTCAAAGTGCTCCCGTCCTCATTTATCTTCTGGAGGTACAGAGATTCCCCCTTCTGGAATTGAGAAAATCAGGCAGACAGAGATTGCCCCCCAGTGGGCATTGCTCCAATAG